Genomic DNA from Halodesulfovibrio sp. MK-HDV:
CATCAACGCTGTTATGAATCAGGGCAAGGAAGCTGACCTAACCTTTTCGCATAACATCTATAGCTAAGACACGGGCACCATAATGGCGCCCGTGTAAGAGGAGTCTACTAAATTGGACCGGTGCTCATTACTGGGCTGAGGTCTTCAATTTTATTGTTTTTAATACGCCAGTTGTAGAGATCTTCCATATCTTTGTAGACTTGGAATACCTGGAAGAAACCATGCCAGTGTGAGTAGTCAGGGCCGTTCATGGCTGCACCATGACGAGCGCGACGACCACAATGGTGCCACAGGTAGTACATAAGTTCCTGATACGGGTCTTTCCACTTGTCTTCTTTGAGCAGACCTTTCTCGGCAAGCTCTTTCTTCATTTTAACAGCGCCGTCCCAGTACTTATTGTAGAGAGCAACGGTGTTATCAAGAAGCTGTCGTTGTGCTTCGATATGCGTTGCGCCGTGACAGCTTACACATACCTGACGCATTTTTTTATCGCCTTCAATGCCGTCACCGCGTTCGCCGGTACGGATTTCAGAGCGTTTATGAACGAGGTCCCATTTGAGACGTGATGTTACGTTGTGGGTAGACTCAAGTGTGCCGATACCGCTCATGTGACATACTGCACAGGTAGGAGCAGTGTAGTCGCCCGGCTGCCATGCGCCGGAAGCAGCTTCCCAGTTCCATTCATCGCCGTGGGCGTTGAAGATCTGGCCGTGCTTGGATTCTTCGTAGATTTCAATATGTGGATGGTCAGGACCAAGGTGACAGGAAGCACATGCTTCCGGCTTACGAGCTTCTGCAACAGAGAACTGATGACGGGTGTGACATACAGTACAGTTGCCAATGCCGCCGTCAGGGTAGCGTGTTCCAACGCCGCCAGGCCATGTCATGTTTACAGGCTTGTTGTCCGGACCAAGTTCAACTTCGGTACCATGACAAGCCTGACAACCGCCAGCGCCTGAAGCACGGTTTACCATGGAGCCTTTTTTCTCACCAAGGAAGTCTGCGCCTTCTGTGGAAATAAGCTTTTTGAACTTTTCGGATTCGATAATTGGTTTACCGGCAAGTTTAGCGTGAGCAGATTTAGAAAACTCTTCTGCTTCGTGCGGGTGACAACGCGCACAAGTTTTTGCGGAAACCATTGGGGAAATGTAAATGTCTGTGCCTCTAAGGCCTTCACACTGGCTGGCCATAGGGGAATCTTTTTCTACTGCGTGACAGTCGTAACAGGAGATAGCAGCGCTACCCATACGACCGTTTTTCCAGCCTGCAATAATGCCCGGTGTTTTAACAGAGTGACACTCGATACAAGACGCAGCTTCTTTAGTGTAGCCACGTTTTATTACAAGTTTCTTTTCGCCAACTACGCCAGCATTGGCAGCAAGTGCAGTCATAATAACTCCACAGACTACAAAAATGCTTAACAGCGTAAGTTTATGCAGAAATGTCCTCACACGTTCCTCCTTAAAAATAATCAGTATAATGCGTTGTTACTTTTTAGTAGCAAAGTACTCTCTAGTGTGAATTCGCATGTTTTTATGGCCTACATGCTCGTGGCAGCTTGCACACTTTTTGCCGCTGTCGCCGCGTAAGTAATCTCTATGAGCGATAAGACCGCCTTTTGAAATTTCCTTAGGCAACAAGTTAACGTGACATTTGCGGCACGCATTATCATAGGTAAATTTGGTACGGTTACGATCGGCAGCGCCTTCCCAATCATATGTGTACGGATCAATAAGCATGTTGTTGACTACGTCAGATGTTCCGGTGATTGCTTTTGCTGTGAGATATTCCACAAAGGAGCCATGCGGCAGGTGACAGTCTACGCATTGCGCCTGAAACCCTTTGGAGTTCATCCCGCCGTGCTTTGATTCCTTCCACGAAGTCTGGAATGGTTTCATAACGTGGCAGCTCACACAGAATGTATCTGTATTGGTTGCTTCAACCATGTAGCCAGATGCAAGCACGCTGACGACTGTCAGCAAAGCACCCATTATAGCTCCGCTGAGCCAGATGTTGCGCCTTGATTTTTTTCTTACATCTGCCTTTACAGGCATTAAATCACCCCCTTAACAGTTAGTAGAGAGGGGTTCTCCGGAGAGAATTTGAGCGTGGAGCACACGCTACCCTCAGGTTTCTGAGTCATGTTGTTAGGGATATGATTCCAAGAAACGTGCCAGCAATTGTGAATGTTTGGGCAATATAAAATTGTTTTATATTCTGTACTCTTATGATTTTATCAATAAATGGGGCGGGTTGACGCTATTGAGTTTGTCAGAAAAATCTGACAATAATTCAGATAAATCTGAAAAAGATGTCATATTTTTCTGAAGCGGGTGTGCGGTGAAGACAAAGATTTTATTCTTTCCAGGCGTGATATTACTGCTCTGGACAGGGCTGATTATTGCCTTGTTCAGCTGGTTTGTAATGGGTGAGCAGCAGCATATTGAACAGATTGCTTTGCGGCAGGCTAAAGCCTTTTTCAGTCAGGTTGTGACGACACGGGAGTGGAACTCTACACACGGAGGCGTGTATGTAGAGGTGACTGACTCTGTTAAGCCAAATCCGTACTTAGAAGGGAAAGATCGGGATATTGTTACTGTGAACGGGAAAATGTTCACAAAGATTAATCCTGCCTACATGACCCGCCAATTGTCTGAAATTATGTCTACAAGTTCAGGCGTATCCTTCCATATTACCAGCCTTAAACCCAAGCGTGCTGCAAATTTTGCGGATGAATGGGAGAAGAGTGCACTTCTTGCTTTTAAAAACGGCGAGTCGGAGCGCTTTGAATACATTGCGAAAGGAACTGACAAGGCTACGTACCGATATATGGCTCCGCTGTACGCTACTTCTTCCTGCATACAGTGCCATTATGGTGCAGATGCAGCTGTACAGGGTGACATTCGCGGGGGAATCAGTGTTTCCATTGCGGCAAATCCGTTACTGCTCTTGGCAGATGCGAACTTAGACCGCATGGGCTTGGTTTTTCTCGTGGTTGGAATTACGGGCTTTGTCGGTTTTGGCTACAGCGCTGTGCAGATTATCCGCAAGCGTGATGAAGCTGAAACAGCAAGTCGAATCAAATCTATGTTTCTTGCCAACATGAGCCACGATATGCGTACGCCGCTTACCGGTATTATCGGTATGTCGGAATTGCTGCGTATGAAGCCGGAAGCGCATGAGCAGGAAGAATACGCATCGCTGCTACAGCTTTCAGCAAGTAATCTTTTAGAAATTGTAAACGATATTACTGACTTTTCCCGTATTGAATCCGGTAGAATGTTCTTGAAAGAACGTCCTTTTGTTCTGAATGGTCTTGTGCAACAGAGCTTGGACATGGTGCGTTTTGCCTGTTCCCGCAAAGACATTGTTTTGGAAAGTGTGATCATGGACGACGTGCCGGATCAGCTGATCGGAGATGAATTCCGTTTGCGACAAATGCTTGGCAATTTACTTGGGAACAGTGTGAAGTTCACGCAGCATGGCTCCGTAACACTGGCTATCCGCAATCAGGGAATCAAAGACGGCGTATGCACGTTACGCTTTTCTGTTCGAGACACAGGCATAGGCATCAGGCAGTCTCACCTCTCCACTATTTTCGATAGCTTCTCCCAAGGCGAAGCCGCGTTGGAAGACGGGCGTATGGGCACAGGACTTGGGCTGTCTATAACACGTCAGTTGACCGCCATGATGGATGGACGCATCTGGGTAAAAAGTAAGCTCGGTGTAGGATCAACCTTCACGTTTGAAATCCCCTTTGCAATACCGGACGAAGATGAACGTTTGCTAGACGACGGCAAAACCTGTCTTAGCTTATTCGGCAACTCATCACTCCCTGCTGGGTATACTGTTCTTGCTGTAGACGATAATTCGCTGAACAGGGTCTATATCCAGAAAATTTTGGAATCGCACGGGCACACAGTCTTGCTTGCTGAGGATGGTGGAAAAGCACTTTCTCTTCTGCAACAACGGTGTGTCGATATAATATTTATGGACGTACAGATGCCGATAATGAACGGCATTGAGGCAACACAGCAGATACGAAAACGTAACGACCTAGCCGTTGCGGCGGATGTTCCCATTGTGGCGGTAACAGCTTTTACTGTTGATGGTGACAGGGAGCGTTTTCTGCGTGCTGGTATGAGTCATTACGTGAGCAAACCGCTACAAGCGCAAGGGCTGCTTGATGTGCTTGAAGAGGTATTGGGCGAGACTGTCGTTGACTCTACGGAAGATACTTCGACTTCTCATGCCGTGCAGAGCATTGCAGAGTCTTCGACTGAAGAACACGATGGTTCCGGTGTCACTGCAGAGCTTCCTACTGATTCTAAAGACGAGGTGGATACATTGGTTGTTCTGGACATGGAAAAAGCAATGGAAGCAATGGCGGGAAATACAAAGTTATTCACCATATTATGTTCAAGTTTTTTACAGGAATCAGAAGAAAAAGAAGCGAGTCTCGAACAGGCAGTGAACAGGCAGGATTGGCAGGGTGCCATGGTTGCCGCTCACGCCATTAAGAATTCAGCAGGGCTATTATGCGCCATCGCGTTACAGAATGCCGCGGGGACAATAGAAGCTGACTGTCGTGCCATTGTTGAAGTGCACGGCAGCTCTGGTGATTTCTTGGATGGCAAAATGCTGCCAGATGATATGCCATCTTCTGAAAATGCACAGAGTACCAACCATGGTATTAGCAGTGCCGTTTCAGACCTCACAACAGTTATGACGCAAACTCGTGTTGCAATCGCAGATGCTATAAAGGAAGTGGAACGTGGCTAAAATTCTTGTTATCGATGACGAGCTGTTAATCCGCACAATGCTGTCCGAAGTCATCGGCTCCCTTGGGCATGAGGTTGTAGTAAAAGAAAATTTAACCGAGGGATTAGCTACAGCTAAAGAAACCTGCTTTGATGTTATTTATCTCGATGTGCTTCTGCCC
This window encodes:
- a CDS encoding ATP-binding protein, with product MKTKILFFPGVILLLWTGLIIALFSWFVMGEQQHIEQIALRQAKAFFSQVVTTREWNSTHGGVYVEVTDSVKPNPYLEGKDRDIVTVNGKMFTKINPAYMTRQLSEIMSTSSGVSFHITSLKPKRAANFADEWEKSALLAFKNGESERFEYIAKGTDKATYRYMAPLYATSSCIQCHYGADAAVQGDIRGGISVSIAANPLLLLADANLDRMGLVFLVVGITGFVGFGYSAVQIIRKRDEAETASRIKSMFLANMSHDMRTPLTGIIGMSELLRMKPEAHEQEEYASLLQLSASNLLEIVNDITDFSRIESGRMFLKERPFVLNGLVQQSLDMVRFACSRKDIVLESVIMDDVPDQLIGDEFRLRQMLGNLLGNSVKFTQHGSVTLAIRNQGIKDGVCTLRFSVRDTGIGIRQSHLSTIFDSFSQGEAALEDGRMGTGLGLSITRQLTAMMDGRIWVKSKLGVGSTFTFEIPFAIPDEDERLLDDGKTCLSLFGNSSLPAGYTVLAVDDNSLNRVYIQKILESHGHTVLLAEDGGKALSLLQQRCVDIIFMDVQMPIMNGIEATQQIRKRNDLAVAADVPIVAVTAFTVDGDRERFLRAGMSHYVSKPLQAQGLLDVLEEVLGETVVDSTEDTSTSHAVQSIAESSTEEHDGSGVTAELPTDSKDEVDTLVVLDMEKAMEAMAGNTKLFTILCSSFLQESEEKEASLEQAVNRQDWQGAMVAAHAIKNSAGLLCAIALQNAAGTIEADCRAIVEVHGSSGDFLDGKMLPDDMPSSENAQSTNHGISSAVSDLTTVMTQTRVAIADAIKEVERG
- a CDS encoding multiheme c-type cytochrome encodes the protein MTALAANAGVVGEKKLVIKRGYTKEAASCIECHSVKTPGIIAGWKNGRMGSAAISCYDCHAVEKDSPMASQCEGLRGTDIYISPMVSAKTCARCHPHEAEEFSKSAHAKLAGKPIIESEKFKKLISTEGADFLGEKKGSMVNRASGAGGCQACHGTEVELGPDNKPVNMTWPGGVGTRYPDGGIGNCTVCHTRHQFSVAEARKPEACASCHLGPDHPHIEIYEESKHGQIFNAHGDEWNWEAASGAWQPGDYTAPTCAVCHMSGIGTLESTHNVTSRLKWDLVHKRSEIRTGERGDGIEGDKKMRQVCVSCHGATHIEAQRQLLDNTVALYNKYWDGAVKMKKELAEKGLLKEDKWKDPYQELMYYLWHHCGRRARHGAAMNGPDYSHWHGFFQVFQVYKDMEDLYNWRIKNNKIEDLSPVMSTGPI
- a CDS encoding NapC/NirT family cytochrome c, producing MPVKADVRKKSRRNIWLSGAIMGALLTVVSVLASGYMVEATNTDTFCVSCHVMKPFQTSWKESKHGGMNSKGFQAQCVDCHLPHGSFVEYLTAKAITGTSDVVNNMLIDPYTYDWEGAADRNRTKFTYDNACRKCHVNLLPKEISKGGLIAHRDYLRGDSGKKCASCHEHVGHKNMRIHTREYFATKK